From a region of the Sphaerodactylus townsendi isolate TG3544 linkage group LG09, MPM_Stown_v2.3, whole genome shotgun sequence genome:
- the BAALC gene encoding brain and acute leukemia cytoplasmic protein produces the protein MGCGGSRADAIEPRYYESWTRETESTWLTNTDAEPPPQQLPGGGPESGNPEVGLRETGILEDGRYTQTCVTKSSATSGIATAEKRTQCGMQFTKTVSQTTTTASKQQNGFRTAEPKWDSKKNATKETTMNAAKNNRQMNSNRRVTKNCVN, from the exons ATGGGCTGCGGCGGGAGCCGCGCAGATGCCATCGAGCCGCGCTACTACGAGAGCTGGACGCGGGAGACCGAGTCCACTTGGCTGACCAACACCGACGCGGAGCCCCCGCCGCAGCAGCTGCCCGGCGGCGGCCCGGAGAGCGGCAACCCCGAGGTCGGCCTGCGAGAAACGG GAATTCTGGAGGATGGCAGATACACTCAGACCTGTGTCACAAAGTCTTCAGCTACAAGTGGTATAGCTACCGCTGAAAAGAGAACTCAGTGTGGTATGCAGTTCACAAAGACTGTAAGTCAGACCACCACCACAGCATCGAAGCAGCAGAATGGCTTTAGAACAGCAGAG CCCAAATGGGACAGCAAGAAAAACGCTACAAAAGAAACCACAATGAATGCTGCCAAAAATAACAGACAAATGAATAGCAACAGAAGAGTGACAAAGAACTGTGTCAATTAA